A stretch of DNA from Anthonomus grandis grandis chromosome 22, icAntGran1.3, whole genome shotgun sequence:
CACTAGAGAGAAGCGGACGAACAGATGGTTGCGTAAATTGGAtgtcactgaaaaaaaattgaattaccATGATTTTATcacaaaaggtttttttttggttaaataataaatagcttACTTCAATATTCCTCCATGCTCTTGGAGAAATTTTGATGCCTTATTAACATCGTATACCATCCACGTTTGCATAAATACTACAACTCTCTTTACTATGCCATTCAATTCATTTCTCTGATAATGTGATTGTAACAGTAAGAAAAACACTTCAAAAAGGTCGTAAAGAGTGTgtggttgaaaaaaaataaatggctGAAGTAGCTCCATTATTCCAAGTACTTGTCCAAAGAATAAAAAGTGTCccctatttttcaaaattggcCAATCGTACTGTGCGCGTTCCTTCAAGTAACCTACGAGCATCGGTAGATGGCGTAAAATTAACACAGGGTGGGTGGCAGCAAGTTTGCGCGCACACGATTCCAAATCTTGACTTTTTTTCATCCAGTCTTTAGAGCGACTTGTGGCTGACAAGGCACTCAATAAATAGTGCGTCATTTTATCTACTGCACTCGGACAGTTAATATTTGACACTTCAAAAATCGTTTCTGGTTTTAATTGGATATCATCCTGGCCGCTGAAAGGAAGAGACATGTAGAGCATCAACAAGAGTTGCCGGCATTTCTTATTATTAGGTGAGGCTTCTAAAAACAATCTCTGCATAATAGCAATTGCATGATTTCCAATGCATTTGAGAAGTAATTCAAGTCGCAACtgcatttttaatttccagttgcagttttcttttttgtcgTTTATTTCGGCTTCATCTAGAATGCATTTCACCACAGTTGATACCTacacaataatataaaataatttaaaaagtcgaaaaatttatatataaaaattatctcatttaaaattaatatgtaaataCTTCTTAAAGATAAAGGAATAATATTATACCTGAGATTCATTTAACGTTAAGATATCTTCATAGTGAACATGTTTAGGCACGGCCTTATCTCGTCCTTGCCataattttggactttttatcAATGCTGTAAGGTAATCTAGCAATGAAACTGGGCAAATATTTTTCGATTCATCATTAAGCAAGTATGTGACCAAAGTATAAAGGCTCTGCCAACTAGCCCTTTGAAGTAACAAGGACATCAATAGTGGTCGAAATGGCAATTCTTTGTTGGAGAATAATAGATCAACCTAAAAAAAGATCGTTTTgcgaattaaataaaaattgaataaacgAAAATGCCAGACAGAAAAATACCTGAAGCTTATCTTGTTCGGAGCTAGCAATTTCCAACTCCAGTGCAGACAACCAATCAACCATTATTCCCGTTTTTTCTAAATCACTCGTCTGTTCTAATAACATTTGACGCACTTGCTCACCCATATTTTCCGATTTGGATAAAATTGGTAAAACGTCATTTTTTACTACTAGCtgcttttttttatcatttttcatttgatacgcggattttaaaaaaatattcaggaTTTTTGAAGTAGCGTTTTCAGAAGGCATCAAGGCCAAAAGTTCGTGagcaaattgaattttttcaggTAATAAAGAATAACTTGAACAAATTAGattaataaaggtaaaaaacgCCTCGCACTGATAGATCTGTTCGACTATTAACTGTTTTGGAATTTTGTTGAGATACTTAAAAATTGAGTCGAATCGGACCATGTCCTTTCTCTTCAAAATAATCGAAttctaaaaaagaaactaaCTGTTTTATACGTTTAATGAAGTTTAATTTCGCAATTTACCTTAATGAGTGTCATTAGCACTTCAGTTTTATCAACATTGTTAAGGGGATgaaataatttgcttaaaagtTCAACGCTCATATCACAGGATATAAAATTCTGCTGCACCCATTCAACTCCTAGTAAAGCATGCTTGGTGTCCACATTAACTTCTACATTTATATCTGCTATTTCTGGCAGCTGCATTTCTATTGCTTTTACAAATATTTCACCTCCAATGGCTCCTCGCTTATTTTGAACCTCCACTAGTTGAATCATATATGTTTTATCCAACACCGAATCTACTACCATTTTTTGATCCAAAATTGTCGCtgtaaagaaataaatcaaaaaaataaaaaagcaattaaCGTACTACCGTATCCAACCTCACCTTTATCCAAAGTGTTTAATAACTTGCTGATAGAACTCGTAGGTATCCCGAATGATTGAATAAACAACACCAACTTAGGAGGTTCCAATTTATCAATAGCAGCATCAACCAATCGCGGAACATTTGAACGAATCATCCGCAACTTCATCCAGTCCGGCAAATACGACGTGGTTTCTGAGGTATCGGGCGAGTACGCTCTTGGGTGTTCCATGTTTAAAGGGAACCATATGTTAAGGAGAATATTGTAGGGTTCATAGGCCAAAGGTCCATAAGTGAGCAATACTATAGCGGAGTGAATAACTAAAGGTTGCATTGCGCATTGTTCTCCAGTACCCCACGATACGATCACGTACTCGTTATTGTATGATTGATGAATATTGTAAGATTCCTCGGCATTTTCTTTAGCTTTAATAGTGTAGTGGCAAAATGCCtgtagtaaattttttaaagtggtTTGATCTTCGCCAGGAAGTACATAAGAGGCAACACTGTGCCGTTCAATAATGACACTCGACAAATCAGTGATTAAGTCATTAAACTCTGCAAAATTTTCATAACACTCCTGTGTAGCCAAAAAGTTTATGTATGTTGAGACGATTAAGGGGTTGGTTTCAATTTGTAACGCTTGTCTAAGAAATTGCACCAACGTTGATTTAATTGTGGCAAAATGTGCAAAATGCTTCATATATTGGGACAACCAATCGCAGTTAACATCCACCTCCTCAGTTGGCGACAAAATTAAGCCTAACCCTTTAGTAGCTTGAGCTCTACTCGCTCCATGGTCGGATGTGAGTCGTCTAAATAGATATTCGAGAACTTCAAAAGCTATTTGTGGATCAGGGCCGTTGACGACGGTACGCAAGTGGGCTAAAAGTTGCCCGTGCTTGGTCAGCTTCTCTGCCGGGGCGGTCGATAGGAGATATTCACAGAGGCATTGCACTGGAAGATGGGAGAGGACTCCCTCAGAACTGTGAACTAATTCTGCCAACCAAGGCATATGCGCAGTACCTAAAATACCaattataaaactaataattattcaaaaatgttcTTTCTCTACTTCTAGATTTTATTATTACCTCCTTGTCTTGACATAATATCTAGCAAGAAATCTGGATGTCTGGATTTGCACAACAAATGGCCAAGCTTATGTGAATTATTAAGATTTTGTAGCAAATCTAATATGTGAGGAGGGGGTCTTCTTGCTTGGCCTTGCGGATTTAATTCCATGAGTTGAGGCAGTAATAAGCTGGTTTGTTCATTTATCTCGGCTTTCGTACTTGCTGCTGCTAAATGCGATTCAAATTCGAGTATGGTTTGTTTTTCTATGGCGATTATCTGAATTTCCTTTGAATGATGATCTTCCTCTGGAGTAAGCATCGTTGGAGGTGGAAAAGAGAAATGACTGGTAAAAGAAGGTAAAGATAATACTAcatatttgcattattttaacATGATTTGTTaatcgttttatttattttttaaattttattcttaagtGTTATTTACATTATGTTCCTTACTTGGTTATGCACATTTCCATAAACATTCTTAAAGTCGGATACTTATTCCAAGCCAGACTACCGATACTTAATGGATTATGAGCGGCTAATATAAGCAACATTAACCACACCTTCCAATAAATATTGCTGATCGCCAATTTTGGTGGTATATATCCGTGAGGTAAAGTAATGTTTTCTGGATAATTATAGCTACagaggttaaaaaaaaagtcgagAATTTCGACTTTGTCAACTATTAAAGACGGGCCACAATCTTGGGGTAAGTTTGCTGCTCTTTTTATCAACTGATCGACAATATCAACGATTTCTGGGGGATTGTAAGGATGCTCCTTCGATAAACCGATGAGGAGTATACGCAATAAGGTAGCCTGGAGTAGAGGAACTTCGCTAGCAAGTCGTAAAAACAGATTTCGCTCATTCTCGCCAGGCCAGGAATCAACTTTGTAATAATGTTCGGCTTGCTCTAAAAACAAAACCTAAAACAAAACAACTTTAATACTTTTAAGTATATGAAAATATGAGGAAATGTACCTTCAAGAAAGCATGATGAAAATCAGGCACAGTAGGCCTAAAGATTCGCAATGCAGAATCTTGCAACCATGTGACACATTCTCTTTGTATATTGGAGACCTgcattttaaacacttttaaGACTGAAACGTCTCTTTTACTTTGCGTTGCCGCATCTCTCACTTGGGGACTAACGCAGAGCAACATACACATCGTGGCCAAATCcaccaaagataaaaatattcgCTCGCGAAATTCATGATCCCTAATGGTAATAATTAAATCTTTCCGCTCTTTTAATAGGGCGTGTACGACACCGAGCAAATTGAAGTCGTGTCGGAGTATTCtgtttatttctttaagaaGGGCGCGGAGCGATCGGAGATAATCGTCTTTATTTAGTAAAAGTTCCTGAAAATTATATCGttattccttttttatattttaatcggCGTAATATAACTATATATAACTTACAAGGCAAATATCAGCTAACGCATCAGCTGCATGATCAGGCTTGACCTGAAATAGCGCCCCTACTACAATCAGATTATTTGGATTTCTCGCATTACTTAATTCGTTATAAACTGTATATTTCAATAAAGGATATAAATTTTCGGGGAATGATACCACCATTTCTCGaagacaattattaaaatagttgaCCATTGGTTTGTTTTTCAATCTCAGCTTACTTAACTGAACAATCACTTCAACATCTCTTTGCGAATTTGCTGAGCAATTGTAACATATGTAAGCTAACAGTTCCTGAGCAGATTTCATTAGTTTGTGGTTATGCAACCAAGCTTCTATTCTAGATACTCCAATAATTCTAATTTCTGTCAAACCACAAGCAGTGCTTAAAAATCGTACGAAGTTTTTACTGATATTTTCAGACTGTTGTCTTCTGGCCAGAAGGTCTTTAATGGCCTCTAACACAATTTGTTCTACCTTATCCTGCGCCTGCATGTAGCGCGCTACAGTCTTTATATGCCAGTTTTCAACCAGTGCTTTTTGTTCGCCAACTGCTGTAAACATTGTTaacagaaaattaattacaattaaaaatttaataactgcATTTTATAAACTTGTTATGTTAAAATGTAAATGAATTACCATCATCATCATCCAAATTATTAATAGTCAAAGGACTTGAAGTATCTCTAGCAGCTGAAGTCCATGTATCTGATTTTAAAAGCGAACATGGTGGAGATTTAGTGTGAAAAGCTGTCACTACATTATCAACAAATGGTTTTGCAAAAGGACTATCAATTAAAATTCGATCACCTATTGCATCTTCTACATATAACTAAAATgagaaagaatattatttaaaaatttctggactaataatgttcaatattatataatacaATAAGAGAAAAAGGACTCAACTTGGTACACACCTTGACAAATATCTCCGGCCAATTCTCCTTTTCACTAAATGAatgacaaattaaatttaaaaatatttgatgaacctgtgaattatttttatgcccTCCTTTACTTCCCGCACTAATATCACGCCTTAGAATATTAACCATTGCATTTAATATATGCTCATTACTAAATAAGTCTGGTTTTAAACTTGCCACAGAGATTAATGATGACCATAATACCTTACATGGTTTTGTTTTCATTGTGCGTAAATTTTTGATTACCCCTAATATATAAGCCACCTAAAACCATATAGTCATAAATTATAGAATTATTTAATACTACACAATTATATTTACATACACATTTTTCCATATTGGCAGTTTGCATACTTTGTACAATCTTATCAAAAACATCAGCAATTTCACAATCAACTGCTAATCCTTCCCAGGGTTCTATTCCTGAAGAAGCTCCTATTATTCTGTCAATAATTGGTAGCAGACTGGGCCCTGAAGATCCTCCAATTACAGCTCTTGGAGAACCTACTAGTCccactttcattttttttgaaggGTTAACAATATTTGAGTTACTTGGCTCTCGCTTTAATTTATCTACTGGGgctacattaaaataatattaaaacttataaaacaattatagaattttattgttaattaattattattataaaaaagtagatTTCTTTTGATCAAAGTTTTTGGCAATTCCagtataaaaatgaattattgtaAATTCTCATCAATAAACTTAGTAATCAAACATAGAATAATAGGATGATGCATACCAGTACTTGAAGGGCAACCAGTAGCCTTTGGAAGAGGTATGGTTCGTTTAGAGTCATCTCGAGAAGTTCCTGGCTTAGCACCTAATGCTATATAAGCATCAGGAATTTGTTGAGAAATTTTAGCTTTTGGACCTCTAGGATTTAATGTGGTTTTTGACCTGTCCattgtcaaaatataatatctaGAATTCGGTTAGTAATAAGAGTAATTGGTTATTACTTATTAGTACCTACTTTTTTcatttacgtttattttaaagttatgcaCAATACGCATACGCGGCCATTGTCAAGCGTAGTTAAcctcaaaattttattaagaagtaTCTACTATAATATGCTgtagtaaacttttttttttaagtcctcACGACGGCTACTGAATCAAGATAGTTAGTTAGTTAGTTCTTTTGAATGGTTttgaatatatttgaaatttataaacTACAAGAATAGCAAAGCCTTAAACCAtatcagaaatatatatataacactGAGGTGCGCCCGAAATATTTTCGTGCCTCGTCCGCTGTTGTACCTCTAGAGACGTGATAGGTTATAACTCGGACGTACGTCGTACATATAacctattataaaataataaatatatatttattgttacAATTCCCGATTCCGATACTTTCTTCGTCGGTAATTATAAGTTCTTGAACAAACTTTATACATAAGTGATAATACAAATTAGGTTgaaaaaacaatgaacaaacgacatgaaaaaagtaagtataataagttacatttttatctatatattatataccattttattgatataaGGGCAACACTCCTGTTGTAAAGAGGAAGAGAAAAATATCAGTGAAAGTGAAGATGAGGAATatttagaagaagaagaagaaattccatattttgaaaattcctcTGAAAGTGAACCTGAAATTGAATGTGATGAATGGGATCTTGACTCTCAGATATTATCTATTACttcaagcaatttaaaaaatattaaagggtGTAAGtaaaagtttacaaaaaaaattcagacAATGAGTTTACACatagatttctttaaaataagttaaataattgtaaatgattaaaaattttgataattacatAATTGCCCAACTTAACTTAACTAAATTACCATTGCTcaattataataaacaaaataatttacaaatattatatGTTTCGGTTAATGAAATAAAGTGGTTATTATGTATATTCTCtggttaatatatataattaccAAAGACAATGTTAAATTTGAAAAGTATCAATACATTTATTACTTTCACTAGTCAGTCATTCTACATATGTTCTAAAAAGAATTGGCTTGGGTTGGAAAAGGTTCATGTAGcaaatttatacatattaatacATATGAATTTATTACATTAGCTGTCACATATAGAATACCATTTAGCTattctaattttgcaattattcaTATagtataacataataaaattatgatgtggttaatattttttttaggtcatttaATGGCTACCTGTCAAAATGATCCCAATctcatacctaaaaaaaaattaaaattacaactaACTTTTAATACAAAGCTTACCGAATCTTCTATGATGAAAATTTTACAAACTCATTTTAAGCAAAACTTGCCAATGACAAATGGAAGTGTCACATTGCTTACAAatccttttaaagttttcaTCATAAATAATTTGATCAATACAGAGACAGTATTGAAGGAGCTAAGATTGGAATTATatgatttgtattttaatttgagAAATATGGATCTATATGAATTTTTTCAATCTAAGGACctacagtatttaaaaaattctaaacatattgaaaatatttatgaatttttgagAACTGACATTATGAATTGGGTAAGCATATTGAATAGATATTTATTTCCTTTACACACATTCAtctctcttaaaatatttttgttatattataatacaacatgttttttttagatctCAGATATAACAGATTATAAACTCACTCACATGTCAGCAACTTGTAGTTTATACACTAACACTGATTACCTTTTGATACATGATGACCAAAGAGAAGATAGAATGGTAGCATTTATTTTGTATCTGGTAGATGATTTCCAGTTTGCCAAAAATGATGGTGGTGCCCTGCAGCTTTTTTCAAAAGATGAATATGGGCAACCCAAGGAGGTTGTTAATGAACTTTTACCAACTAATAATCGGTTAATCATATTTCCTGTTACTTATGATTCTTATCATCAAGTTGCAGAAGTAACTAGCCTAAATAAATACAGATTATCAATAAATGGATGGTTTCATACTAAAAAGCCACCAGTATTCACTACACCTTTATATGTTACTCCATCAGAAGGTTTATACAgccaaaattatttacattctaAAGCTGTTgatattaatttggaatcaTGGATCAATGATGAATATTTAGATCCCAAAGCTATTAGATTGATTCAGAAACATGTAGAGGAAAACTCTGAGATTTCAttgagaaatttttttaaaaaagaatcattCCAGGAagtttcagaaaatttacaacaaaatggTATATATAATTCCCCTAAATatccataaaatttttaaagtgattattattcattttttcattAGGTTCATTCTACAtacattaaataatgtttttaataactttttagttttaattttaaacatttgctattaaaaaaagagCTTGAGAGTTgcttattttagaaataatttggaaaaaaaccaGTCCAATTAACAGATACAATTATGAAGTAGCAGGGATTTCACAACTACCACATACAATTGAACGATTTATAAGCTTATTTCAGTCCAGTCAGATGTTCAAATTGCTTCAGCAATACACTGATTTAGAACTGGGCAATAATAAGGCAGTCATGAAATTTGAGTTGCAAAGATGGAGACCTGGAAATTATGCGGTAAGGAACAGGATATAACTTTTCTTTCTATgttgtcaataaaattaattaaactaaataacatctttatattaaatataccttttcatattattgttatttttaacataactaTGTGAGGATCAATTTTCATGTACATTGTAtgttgattaataattttttaaaataagatatgtATATTGGATTGATATATATGTTtgtttattacttatattaaaatgttgtgcatgataagtaatttttttagctattAACGGAAGAATAcgactggaaaataaaaaacgagCTAGATCTTATAATGTATTTTGGATGCAAAACTCCAACTGATGTTATAGGGGCAAGAACCCACTATGTGACGATAGAAGACGAAGTTCAAAACGCACTCATAACAATCGAACCGCaagacaataatttaaatattgtatatagaGATAGTGCTAGATTTACCAAATACTTTAGCAAGCAGAGTAAATGTCATTGCTTTTATATGTTAATTTGTTCTTATTCAGAATAAAGTAGGTTACATGTCATACTATACGTGTTGttttaattgataataaatCGGTGCAATAGGTTGTGATaacatttaaaatgaaaacgtaactacatatttttataatcaacattaatttaataacactaatATTTAAGCACATAACATCAAatagaaaaacagttttattgataaggcaatatattataatatttatttatttggaattACAGTACCCTACAATGCCTTTCATGACAAGATTCATTTTTTAAGTCGATTAAAttaactcaaaaaaataaagactaaaaaaagtagttattttttttttaagtaaaaagacTAGTTCGGCACCACgacctattttattaattaaattttatatttatgttaatgatataataaaaaaaaaattgtcaaatacgTATTTCAACACAACACTTTTGCATTTAAGTAATTCATGATTTGGTCCCTTTTTGGCCGTTTGGTTCTTGGTGTCAATTACAATTTTCTTGAGTCCTTAAAAGTATAATATAAGATAAAACATTAAAGAAGACTCATTAGTAAATGTCATTGTTTTATTTGGTTGATTGTTGAAGTAAAGaatgtgttttaaattaatatattttataacaacgGTCCActttaaatttatgtaatattttcatcttttgATGTTTGTCTATTCTCTTAGCGtcttaatttaatgaaattttttaataaatcgatttcaggtaatttattatatatttacacAACAAAATGGACCAAAAGTTATATTAAGTCTATGGTAATATATTCCTtggaatatttatatttcaaataattacatTCAATAACGTTTTTTCAAACTTAACAAAGGTTACTAAGCTGTGTTAGCTCTAGCAGTATAATTATGGCGGATTCATATTTTAGCTTCTCACTACAGTATTGAcattgaaaaatatgttttattttcctaCATATTTACATAACATATAAATGTCAGTCTTGTAGAATTCCCCTGACCATCACAGCCTTCAAgcagacatatttttttatatacaaggtgtgtatatatatatatatatatatatcttatcTTATCTTTCTTTCAACCCTTAACCCTTTCTCtcccaaattttaaaaatcattgagaCCAGTGCTCCGCTAGTTAATTCCAGTTATTGTTATACTCATATTTGTACTTGTTACTGTTGTTTCTAGGGTGATCgccattattaaaattaggattAACAAAATTGACGTTAATAGTAACAGGATGCAAAACAATATTTTGCATTTGTACGGATTCTATGATATCATAGTTTTGCAAATAAGGGCGTAACGTCTTATAATCTATTGTTAAAGGTATATAGTAGGATCCTTTGGTATGCAGCACAAATATCGGTACGTTGAAGTTGCTCTCCGATAAAGCAGTTTGGGATGAGAGTGTGGGTGACAATCGTTGAATTGAGTCGCTGTGGGGCGGATCCGCTTTGTGACCTTGATGAATGTCAGGCGGAGTTTGTCTATTCATCGCATTCTCAGTGTCGAATATTCTAGTACATGGCTCGCTACTTGGAGGCGAGCTGTGGTTtgaactggaaaaaaaattacaattattattttatttgcataaaatacaCAGATGTTCaaacattttattcaaaataaatttgggagagataaattaagaaaattttaattgcaatcaagcaaaaaaataaataaattgacattttcatTCCTTAGAttcctttaaatataaaaaaatcaataccaTCATATAGGTATATTCTgcttgtttgtttaactaaaagcTAACTATATATCTTCTAgaacttaatttataataaaaaaattgttatattatagttttaccTCTGATTTTCAAAACTGGTAACCGAATTTCGACGTCCACCGATTATCTTTTGCCTCTTAGGTACTTCATGAGCACTAAGATCCTGATTAAAccgtaatttaatatttgtcttGTACTTGTAAGATATGGCGTTATTGGCAATATCCTTTTCAAACTCGTCACTTTTTTGCGATTGTGTCACAAATCCGTTGCTGTTACTATTCTCGGGTTCTGTTTTCGGTATAGTAAATTGATTATTCACTTTCTGTTGTGGTGggctaatatttatattttttaacgagTTCATCTGTACTGTCGGATAACTCGGGACTTGATCCATGACGGGAGAGGTAGGAAACGCATTAGGGCCTTTCGAAATTTGCTCGCAGTGTTTTTGTAAATGATTTAACAGGCGTACGCAGACTGGTTCTCTTGGAAAATGACCTTCAACCTCAACCATAAATCGCATTGTTTCCGACATACATTCTTGGTAACCCAacctgtaagaaaaataatatttatcataGTTTATACGTCTTACCATACcatatattttattgacttaTGAAACTATCCGCAGATTTTAATATGCTTATTGCGCAttaataaaaacgaaaattttttgtttgtttgtgcactaaattgtaaaaatatatttcagtaAACAAACAGCCAGTTAGTTAGCTGTGTAATTTTGTGAATCATGCGGTAATCAATAATCGTTGGTTTTTCTACGTCCAATCTATTACTGACATTACTTAAACTTATTAgatataacaataattttctcaaaaccCACCGATAATGTTCTAGAGGGCTGCCTTTATCTTGCGATTGTAAATGCTTCATGTGCTTAATTGCCATTTcgataatttcggttttttcaaTCCTCCCTCTAcctttttttagatattcaGTCGGAATCAGACGTGACAAATCTGCAAGACAATTGTTCATTCTGTCTCTTCTTCGTTTTTCAATTATACGGTGCGACATAGGATCCtgctataattgaaaatttttatttacacacATTTTAAGTTGCTTAAAAGCTTAAATTGCAGGGATGTTAggtcaaaaacatttaaatcagttttataaGAGAATAACAAAGATTTTAATATAGTTTAGTTTATAGATTATAATGTAGAAAATAAAGTTATGCATTAGAAATACTAAAACTATatcatgaattaaaaaataaatttcattttttattatattttctgcccgccgtttttataaacatttataattacAAAGTTATGTTAAAATTGCTCATTGAATCGAATTGCATTCTATGGGAcctaaatgaatatttatttgttgaatagTTAGGGACTTtcttattgaagaaaaaagaCTTCAATTTACATACATAGATTTATGCAACAATCAGTGTTAACGTAAACAtctttaaaacttttacatttattgtaataaattttatttttttatt
This window harbors:
- the LOC126748243 gene encoding integrator complex subunit 1 isoform X2 produces the protein MDRSKTTLNPRGPKAKISQQIPDAYIALGAKPGTSRDDSKRTIPLPKATGCPSSTAPVDKLKREPSNSNIVNPSKKMKVGLVGSPRAVIGGSSGPSLLPIIDRIIGASSGIEPWEGLAVDCEIADVFDKIVQSMQTANMEKCVAYILGVIKNLRTMKTKPCKVLWSSLISVASLKPDLFSNEHILNAMVNILRRDISAGSKGGHKNNSQVHQIFLNLICHSFSEKENWPEIFVKLYVEDAIGDRILIDSPFAKPFVDNVVTAFHTKSPPCSLLKSDTWTSAARDTSSPLTINNLDDDDVGEQKALVENWHIKTVARYMQAQDKVEQIVLEAIKDLLARRQQSENISKNFVRFLSTACGLTEIRIIGVSRIEAWLHNHKLMKSAQELLAYICYNCSANSQRDVEVIVQLSKLRLKNKPMVNYFNNCLREMVVSFPENLYPLLKYTVYNELSNARNPNNLIVVGALFQVKPDHAADALADICLELLLNKDDYLRSLRALLKEINRILRHDFNLLGVVHALLKERKDLIITIRDHEFRERIFLSLVDLATMCMLLCVSPQVRDAATQSKRDVSVLKVFKMQVSNIQRECVTWLQDSALRIFRPTVPDFHHAFLKVLFLEQAEHYYKVDSWPGENERNLFLRLASEVPLLQATLLRILLIGLSKEHPYNPPEIVDIVDQLIKRAANLPQDCGPSLIVDKVEILDFFFNLCSYNYPENITLPHGYIPPKLAISNIYWKVWLMLLILAAHNPLSIGSLAWNKYPTLRMFMEMCITNHFSFPPPTMLTPEEDHHSKEIQIIAIEKQTILEFESHLAAASTKAEINEQTSLLLPQLMELNPQGQARRPPPHILDLLQNLNNSHKLGHLLCKSRHPDFLLDIMSRQGGTAHMPWLAELVHSSEGVLSHLPVQCLCEYLLSTAPAEKLTKHGQLLAHLRTVVNGPDPQIAFEVLEYLFRRLTSDHGASRAQATKGLGLILSPTEEVDVNCDWLSQYMKHFAHFATIKSTLVQFLRQALQIETNPLIVSTYINFLATQECYENFAEFNDLITDLSSVIIERHSVASYVLPGEDQTTLKNLLQAFCHYTIKAKENAEESYNIHQSYNNEYVIVSWGTGEQCAMQPLVIHSAIVLLTYGPLAYEPYNILLNIWFPLNMEHPRAYSPDTSETTSYLPDWMKLRMIRSNVPRLVDAAIDKLEPPKLVLFIQSFGIPTSSISKLLNTLDKATILDQKMVVDSVLDKTYMIQLVEVQNKRGAIGGEIFVKAIEMQLPEIADINVEVNVDTKHALLGVEWVQQNFISCDMSVELLSKLFHPLNNVDKTEVLMTLIKNSIILKRKDMVRFDSIFKYLNKIPKQLIVEQIYQCEAFFTFINLICSSYSLLPEKIQFAHELLALMPSENATSKILNIFLKSAYQMKNDKKKQLVVKNDVLPILSKSENMGEQVRQMLLEQTSDLEKTGIMVDWLSALELEIASSEQDKLQVDLLFSNKELPFRPLLMSLLLQRASWQSLYTLVTYLLNDESKNICPVSLLDYLTALIKSPKLWQGRDKAVPKHVHYEDILTLNESQVSTVVKCILDEAEINDKKENCNWKLKMQLRLELLLKCIGNHAIAIMQRLFLEASPNNKKCRQLLLMLYMSLPFSGQDDIQLKPETIFEVSNINCPSAVDKMTHYLLSALSATSRSKDWMKKSQDLESCARKLAATHPVLILRHLPMLVGYLKERAQYDWPILKNRGHFLFFGQVLGIMELLQPFIFFQPHTLYDLFEVFFLLLQSHYQRNELNGIVKRVVVFMQTWMVYDVNKASKFLQEHGGILNDIQFTQPSVRPLLSSVSLPQTDQSTDMVACSSCDILVGSVNPPLPETYPERWNQYKIALQTFDSLQALQEIDQLTHKRPQLLEGVSQSLYGLLQSPSSEVRNLALNLTIKWLKYNPKAASEALPSVLSSLESENGDIVTSLLEKLSELMPMMQEFAKIILTKVFQLGIKSTLVNSNFITKSIDLLCLQYGC